A window of the Gossypium hirsutum isolate 1008001.06 chromosome A05, Gossypium_hirsutum_v2.1, whole genome shotgun sequence genome harbors these coding sequences:
- the LOC107907245 gene encoding protein argonaute PNH1 isoform X2 translates to MPHMQMRDLKENYVVSKETLKGSMNQKKSSPQMMIKSGDRFEDGKKVLGRRNGRRRGRGYKVDRFQDGKLEPNMGSTPCKSLMFHTRPGYGQLGTKCIVKANHFLAEIPGSDLSHYSVEINPEVASRKLDKAIMTELVKLYRNSNLGTKLPVYDGRKNLYTAGSLPFTSKVFNVMLADEDEETGNVRKRDFEVTIKFVAVASMAQLRNLISGKQVDTPQGALNIIDTVLRELAAQRYLSVGRFLYSPTIRKPQALGGGVESWRGFYQSIRPTQMGLSLNIDMSTIAFIEPLPVIDFVAQILGKDVYSRPMSDADRVKVKKALRGVKVEVTHRGNVRRKYRVSGLTTQPTRELIFPLDEHMNMKSVVEYFQEMYGYTIRYAHLPCLQVGNEKKVNYLPMEACKIVEGQRYTKGLNEKQITSLLKVSCQRPHEQELDILQTVQQNDYDHDPYAKEFGINISSKLASIDARVLPAPWLKYSDTGKEKEYLPQVGQWNMMNKKVINGSTVRYWACINFSRSVQESTAHGFCQELVQMCQISGMEFDRDPVIPIYSARPDQVKKALKYVYHAAANKLEGKELELLIAILPDNNGSLYGDLKRICETDLGLISQCCLTKHVFKISRQYLANLSLKINVKMGGRNTVLLDALSWRIPLVSDIPTIIFGADVTHPESGEDSSPSIAAVVASQDWPEVTKYAGLVCAQPHRQELIQDLYKTWQDPQRGTVAGGMIRELLLAFKKATGQKPLRIIFYRDGVSEGQFYQVLLYELDAIRKACASLEPTYQPPVTFIVVQKRHHTRLFANNHNDRSSTDKSGNILPGTVVDSKICHPTEFDFYLCSHAGIQGTSRPAHYHVLWDENNFTADEIQSLTNNLCYTYARCTRSVSVVPPAYYAHLAAYRARFYIEPEGSETAKSRCTRTTNGSSVRPLPALKDKVKNVMFYC, encoded by the exons ATGCCTCACATGCAAATGAGAGACCTGAAGGAGAACTATGTGGTGTCAAAAGAAACTCTAAAGGGGTCTATGAATCAGAAAAAATCATCCCCCCAAATGATGATCAAAAGTGGGGATAGATTTGAAGATGGAAAGAAGGTTTTAGGAAGGAGAAATGGAAGGAGAAGAGGCCGAGGGTATAAAGTAGATAGGTTTCAAGATGGAAAGCTTGAGCCAAACATGGGTTCTACTCCATGCAAGAGCCTTATGTTTCATACAAGGCCTGGTTATGGCCAGTTGGGAACCAAGTGTATCGTTAAAGCTAACCATTTTCTTGCTGAGATACCAGGATCTGACTTGAGTCACTATAGt GTAGAAATAAACCCAGAAGTTGCTTCTCGTAAACTGGACAAAGCTATAATGACAGAGCTGGTTAAACTATATAGAAACAGTAACTTGGGGACGAAGCTTCCTGTTTATGATGGAAGGAAAAACCTATACACTGCTGGATCACTGCCTTTTACTTCTAAGGTGTTCAATGTAATGTTGgctgatgaagatgaagaaacaGGCAATGTTAG AAAAAGAGATTTTGAAGTGACCATAAAGTTTGTAGCTGTAGCTAGTATGGCACAATTGCGCAACCTTATATCTGGTAAACAAGTTGACACCCCTCAAGGTGCCCTTAATATTATTGACACGGTGTTAAGAGAACTCGCGGCTCAAAGGTACTTATCGGTTGGAAGGTTTCTTTATTCTCCTACTATAAGGAAACCGCAAGCATTAGGTGGTGGTGTAGAATCATGGCGTGGCTTCTACCAGAGTATAAGGCCTACTCAAATGGGATTGTCACTGAATATTG ATATGTCAACGATTGCGTTCATTGAACCATTACCTGTCATTGATTTTGttgctcaaattttgggtaaagATGTTTATTCAAGGCCGATGTCCGATGCAGATCGTGTTAAG GTTAAGAAAGCTCTTAGAGGTGTCAAGGTGGAAGTGACTCACAGAGGAAATGTACGCAGAAAGTACCGGGTTTCAGGGCTAACAACTCAGCCAACAAGAGAGCTAAT TTTCCCACTTGATgagcatatgaacatgaaatcaGTGGTTGAGTACTTCCAAGAGATGTATGGATATACCATTAGATATGCACACCTACCTTGCCTTCAAGTAGGAAATGAGAAGAAGGTGAATTATTTGCCTATGGAG GCTTGCAAGATTGTTGAAGGACAGAGATATACTAAAGGGCTGAATGAAAAACAGATTACTTCTCTGCTGAAAGTTTCATGCCAAAGACCCCATGAACAAGAATTAGATATCTTACAG ACAGTTCAACAGAATGACTATGATCATGATCCTTATGCAAAAGAGTTCGGCATCAATATAAGCAGCAAGCTTGCATCAATCGACGCTCGGGTTCTTCCTGCACCATGG CTGAAGTATAGTGACACTGGAAAAGAAAAGGAATACTTGCCCCAAGTTGGTCAGTGGAATATGATGAACAAG AAAGTGATTAATGGAAGCACTGTAAGATACTGGGCTTGTATAAACTTCTCACGAAGTGTTCAAGAGAGCACTGCACATGGTTTTTGTCAAGAGTTGGTTCAAATGTGTCAAATTTCTGGCATG GAATTCGATCGAGACCCTGTAATTCCTATCTATTCAGCTAGACCAGATCAAGTTAAGAAGGCACTGAAATATGTATACCATGCTGCTGCAAACAAGCTTGAAGGAAAAGAACTTGAATTACTCATTGCCATTCTTCCAGACAACAATGGATCCTTATATG GCGATCTTAAACGAATTTGTGAAACTGATCTGGGTTTGATATCTCAATGCTGCCTCACAAAGCATGTCTTCAAGATTAGCAGACAGTACTTGGCAAATCTCTCGCTTAAAATAAACGTCAAG ATGGGAGGAAGAAATACTGTGCTCTTGGATGCTTTAAGTTGGAGAATTCCTTTGGTTAGTGATATTCCGACAATAATATTTGGAGCTGATGTAACTCATCCAGAGTCCGGAGAGGACTCTAGTCCGTCGATAGCTGCT GTTGTGGCCTCACAAGACTGGCCAGAAGTGACCAAGTATGCTGGACTTGTATGTGCTCAGCCTCATAGACAAGAACTTATTCAAGATTTATACAAGACCTGGCAGGATCCTCAACGAGGAACAGTTGCTGGAGGCATGATCAG GGAGCTCTTACTTGCATTTAAAAAGGCCACTGGACAAAAGCCACTGAGGATAATCTTTTACAG AGATGGTGTGAGTGAAGGCCAATTCTACCAGGTTCTCTTATACGAACTCGACGCTATAAGAAAG GCCTGTGCATCACTGGAACCCACTTACCAACCTCCAGTTACATTCATTGTGGTTCAGAAGAGGCATCATACTAGGTTGTTTGCTAACAATCACAACGACAGAAGCAGCACTGACAAAAGTGGAAATATATTACCCG GTACTGTGGTGGATTCTAAGATCTGTCATCCTACTGAATTTGATTTCTATCTTTGTAGCCATGCCGGAATCCAG GGAACGAGTCGACCTGCTCATTATCATGTTCTCTGGGATGAAAACAACTTCACAGCAGATGAAATCCAATCACTCACAAACAACCTCTGTTACAC GTATGCTCGGTGCACGCGATCCGTTTCTGTTG TGCCTCCAGCATATTATGCTCATCTAGCAGCCTACCGAGCTCGTTTCTACATTGAACCTGAAGGTTCCGAAACCGCTAAATCACGTTGTACACGCACAACCAATGGTTCATCGGTTCGGCCTTTACCAGCATTAAAAGATAAAGTGAAGAACGTGATGTTTTACTGTTAA
- the LOC107907245 gene encoding protein argonaute PNH1 isoform X1 encodes MQPSMPIAEKNMPHMQMRDLKENYVVSKETLKGSMNQKKSSPQMMIKSGDRFEDGKKVLGRRNGRRRGRGYKVDRFQDGKLEPNMGSTPCKSLMFHTRPGYGQLGTKCIVKANHFLAEIPGSDLSHYSVEINPEVASRKLDKAIMTELVKLYRNSNLGTKLPVYDGRKNLYTAGSLPFTSKVFNVMLADEDEETGNVRKRDFEVTIKFVAVASMAQLRNLISGKQVDTPQGALNIIDTVLRELAAQRYLSVGRFLYSPTIRKPQALGGGVESWRGFYQSIRPTQMGLSLNIDMSTIAFIEPLPVIDFVAQILGKDVYSRPMSDADRVKVKKALRGVKVEVTHRGNVRRKYRVSGLTTQPTRELIFPLDEHMNMKSVVEYFQEMYGYTIRYAHLPCLQVGNEKKVNYLPMEACKIVEGQRYTKGLNEKQITSLLKVSCQRPHEQELDILQTVQQNDYDHDPYAKEFGINISSKLASIDARVLPAPWLKYSDTGKEKEYLPQVGQWNMMNKKVINGSTVRYWACINFSRSVQESTAHGFCQELVQMCQISGMEFDRDPVIPIYSARPDQVKKALKYVYHAAANKLEGKELELLIAILPDNNGSLYGDLKRICETDLGLISQCCLTKHVFKISRQYLANLSLKINVKMGGRNTVLLDALSWRIPLVSDIPTIIFGADVTHPESGEDSSPSIAAVVASQDWPEVTKYAGLVCAQPHRQELIQDLYKTWQDPQRGTVAGGMIRELLLAFKKATGQKPLRIIFYRDGVSEGQFYQVLLYELDAIRKACASLEPTYQPPVTFIVVQKRHHTRLFANNHNDRSSTDKSGNILPGTVVDSKICHPTEFDFYLCSHAGIQGTSRPAHYHVLWDENNFTADEIQSLTNNLCYTYARCTRSVSVVPPAYYAHLAAYRARFYIEPEGSETAKSRCTRTTNGSSVRPLPALKDKVKNVMFYC; translated from the exons ATGCAGCCTTCAATGCCCATTGCTG AAAAAAATATGCCTCACATGCAAATGAGAGACCTGAAGGAGAACTATGTGGTGTCAAAAGAAACTCTAAAGGGGTCTATGAATCAGAAAAAATCATCCCCCCAAATGATGATCAAAAGTGGGGATAGATTTGAAGATGGAAAGAAGGTTTTAGGAAGGAGAAATGGAAGGAGAAGAGGCCGAGGGTATAAAGTAGATAGGTTTCAAGATGGAAAGCTTGAGCCAAACATGGGTTCTACTCCATGCAAGAGCCTTATGTTTCATACAAGGCCTGGTTATGGCCAGTTGGGAACCAAGTGTATCGTTAAAGCTAACCATTTTCTTGCTGAGATACCAGGATCTGACTTGAGTCACTATAGt GTAGAAATAAACCCAGAAGTTGCTTCTCGTAAACTGGACAAAGCTATAATGACAGAGCTGGTTAAACTATATAGAAACAGTAACTTGGGGACGAAGCTTCCTGTTTATGATGGAAGGAAAAACCTATACACTGCTGGATCACTGCCTTTTACTTCTAAGGTGTTCAATGTAATGTTGgctgatgaagatgaagaaacaGGCAATGTTAG AAAAAGAGATTTTGAAGTGACCATAAAGTTTGTAGCTGTAGCTAGTATGGCACAATTGCGCAACCTTATATCTGGTAAACAAGTTGACACCCCTCAAGGTGCCCTTAATATTATTGACACGGTGTTAAGAGAACTCGCGGCTCAAAGGTACTTATCGGTTGGAAGGTTTCTTTATTCTCCTACTATAAGGAAACCGCAAGCATTAGGTGGTGGTGTAGAATCATGGCGTGGCTTCTACCAGAGTATAAGGCCTACTCAAATGGGATTGTCACTGAATATTG ATATGTCAACGATTGCGTTCATTGAACCATTACCTGTCATTGATTTTGttgctcaaattttgggtaaagATGTTTATTCAAGGCCGATGTCCGATGCAGATCGTGTTAAG GTTAAGAAAGCTCTTAGAGGTGTCAAGGTGGAAGTGACTCACAGAGGAAATGTACGCAGAAAGTACCGGGTTTCAGGGCTAACAACTCAGCCAACAAGAGAGCTAAT TTTCCCACTTGATgagcatatgaacatgaaatcaGTGGTTGAGTACTTCCAAGAGATGTATGGATATACCATTAGATATGCACACCTACCTTGCCTTCAAGTAGGAAATGAGAAGAAGGTGAATTATTTGCCTATGGAG GCTTGCAAGATTGTTGAAGGACAGAGATATACTAAAGGGCTGAATGAAAAACAGATTACTTCTCTGCTGAAAGTTTCATGCCAAAGACCCCATGAACAAGAATTAGATATCTTACAG ACAGTTCAACAGAATGACTATGATCATGATCCTTATGCAAAAGAGTTCGGCATCAATATAAGCAGCAAGCTTGCATCAATCGACGCTCGGGTTCTTCCTGCACCATGG CTGAAGTATAGTGACACTGGAAAAGAAAAGGAATACTTGCCCCAAGTTGGTCAGTGGAATATGATGAACAAG AAAGTGATTAATGGAAGCACTGTAAGATACTGGGCTTGTATAAACTTCTCACGAAGTGTTCAAGAGAGCACTGCACATGGTTTTTGTCAAGAGTTGGTTCAAATGTGTCAAATTTCTGGCATG GAATTCGATCGAGACCCTGTAATTCCTATCTATTCAGCTAGACCAGATCAAGTTAAGAAGGCACTGAAATATGTATACCATGCTGCTGCAAACAAGCTTGAAGGAAAAGAACTTGAATTACTCATTGCCATTCTTCCAGACAACAATGGATCCTTATATG GCGATCTTAAACGAATTTGTGAAACTGATCTGGGTTTGATATCTCAATGCTGCCTCACAAAGCATGTCTTCAAGATTAGCAGACAGTACTTGGCAAATCTCTCGCTTAAAATAAACGTCAAG ATGGGAGGAAGAAATACTGTGCTCTTGGATGCTTTAAGTTGGAGAATTCCTTTGGTTAGTGATATTCCGACAATAATATTTGGAGCTGATGTAACTCATCCAGAGTCCGGAGAGGACTCTAGTCCGTCGATAGCTGCT GTTGTGGCCTCACAAGACTGGCCAGAAGTGACCAAGTATGCTGGACTTGTATGTGCTCAGCCTCATAGACAAGAACTTATTCAAGATTTATACAAGACCTGGCAGGATCCTCAACGAGGAACAGTTGCTGGAGGCATGATCAG GGAGCTCTTACTTGCATTTAAAAAGGCCACTGGACAAAAGCCACTGAGGATAATCTTTTACAG AGATGGTGTGAGTGAAGGCCAATTCTACCAGGTTCTCTTATACGAACTCGACGCTATAAGAAAG GCCTGTGCATCACTGGAACCCACTTACCAACCTCCAGTTACATTCATTGTGGTTCAGAAGAGGCATCATACTAGGTTGTTTGCTAACAATCACAACGACAGAAGCAGCACTGACAAAAGTGGAAATATATTACCCG GTACTGTGGTGGATTCTAAGATCTGTCATCCTACTGAATTTGATTTCTATCTTTGTAGCCATGCCGGAATCCAG GGAACGAGTCGACCTGCTCATTATCATGTTCTCTGGGATGAAAACAACTTCACAGCAGATGAAATCCAATCACTCACAAACAACCTCTGTTACAC GTATGCTCGGTGCACGCGATCCGTTTCTGTTG TGCCTCCAGCATATTATGCTCATCTAGCAGCCTACCGAGCTCGTTTCTACATTGAACCTGAAGGTTCCGAAACCGCTAAATCACGTTGTACACGCACAACCAATGGTTCATCGGTTCGGCCTTTACCAGCATTAAAAGATAAAGTGAAGAACGTGATGTTTTACTGTTAA